The proteins below come from a single Asterias rubens chromosome 9, eAstRub1.3, whole genome shotgun sequence genomic window:
- the LOC117294964 gene encoding isocitrate dehydrogenase [NAD] subunit beta, mitochondrial-like codes for MACTVLTCLTKMRVAAKLPSSQLVRALSTGHYCLNPAAPAVKPETRRTVTLIPGDGVGPELMQSVREVFKGAGVPVDFEELFVSEVQVGRSASLDDIIESFKRNQVALKGIIHTPWGGGGELQTLNMKIRRELDVFANVVKCNTLPGIKTRHSGLDLVVIREQTEGEYSALEHESVPGVIECLKIVTRDNSLRIAKFAFDYATRNNRHKVTAVHKANIMKLGDGLFLNSCRQISTLYPKIQFESMIVDNCCMQLASNPHQFDVLVTPNLYGNIVDNLAAGLVGGAGVVPGESYSTEYAIFEPGARHTFSQAVGRNIANPTAILLCAANMLKHLHLDSYSNLINTAVKSVLKAGKVRTQDIGGYASTTEFTSAVINNLR; via the exons ATGGCTTGCACTGTTTTGACATGTCTGACGAAAATGCGAGTGGCTGCAAAG ttgcCGTCAAGCCAATTGGTGAGAGCTCTGTCAACTGGCCATTATTGTCTGAACCCTGCA gCACCAGCTGTTAAGCCAGAAACCAGAAGGACAGTGACGTTAATCCCAGGAGATGGGGTAGGACCAGAGCTCATGCAGTCCGTACGGGAGGTGTTTAAAGGTGCTGGGGTACCTGTAGATTTTGAAGAGCTTTTTGTCAG TGAGGTACAGGTAGGCAGGAGCGCATCCTTAGATGACATCATAGAGTCCTTCAAGAGGAATCAGGTGGCACTCAAGGGGATTATTCACACACCCTGGGGAGGTGGTGGGGAGCTACAGACGCTCAACATGAAGATTAG ACGAGAGCTGGATGTATTTGCCAACGTTGTAAAGTGTAACACTCTACCTGGCATTAAGACAAGACACAGTGGTCTGGACTTGGTAGTTATCCGTGAACAGACAGAGGGGGAGTACAGTGCATTGGAGCACGAG AGTGTTCCAGGTGTCATTGAATGTTTGAAGATTGTCACAAGGGACAACTCCCTGCGGATTGCTAAGTTCGCTTTCGACTATGCCACAAGAAACAATCGTCACAAAGTTACTGCGGTTCACAAGGCTAACATCAT gAAACTCGGAGATGGTCTTTTCTTGAACAGCTGCCGTCAGATCTCAACCCTTTACCCCAAGATCCAGTTTGAGTCGATGATTGTGGATAACTGTTGTATGCAGCTAGCGTCTAACCCCCACCAGTTTGACGTACTGGTGACCCCCAACCTCTATGGTAACATCGTCGATAATCTTGCCGCTGGCTTAGTGGGAGGAGCTGGAGTGGTACCGGGGGAGAGCTACTCAACTGAATATGCCATATTCGAGCCT GGAGCCAGACATACTTTCTCACAAGCTGTTGGTCGTAACATCGCCAATCCTACTGCAATATTGCTCTGTGCTGCCAACATGCTCAAACACCTACA TTTGGACTCATACTCAAATCTCATCAATACTGCTGTGAAATCCGTTCTGAAAGCTGGcaag GTTCGGACTCAGGACATCGGTGGGTATGCTTCAACCACAGAGTTTACAAGTGCAGTCATCAACAACCTGCGATAG